The following are encoded in a window of Cydia strobilella chromosome 1, ilCydStro3.1, whole genome shotgun sequence genomic DNA:
- the LOC134741079 gene encoding uncharacterized protein LOC134741079 isoform X1: protein MEGGRRQLRLLGRLLGKLRSGNNTFEKRLSTSSGVMFPSTISNSESTMTDDEDAVPSVTSSRKTLGAKIDLRYSGQCLTPEQLPEFCNQLHHLVEVIRNIQSYGKITGEYPSELEKRLEKEARELAALAAEARNARDVVTRTRAQRRAVRAQKKQLVAHLTSLKETETRELENTIRLADRKFYLSWEALKDSTDPTALDPLLEEVKTKQIALDNLVRLIECRRSSLTRSASPPTLFAGADKSDGSYRKPTGLIPTRDQARPAPSMEATDDQSSAAGKKRFDGSKRAFKRKRAREPRSVPLSGEPSRHEPQQQDSESTRYSVGSAAAVALPPVELPSRGSYRDIIFFTVN from the exons ATGGAGGGTGGGAGGAGGCAATTGCGTCTGCTGGGTCGACTACTGGGGAAACTGCGCAGCGGTAACAACACGTTTGAAAAACGGCTTTCTACTTCTAGCGG GGTTATGTTCCCAAGTACCATCAGCAACAGCGAGAGCACGATGACCGACGACGAAGACGCAGTGCCCTCTGTTACGTCCTCACGGAAAACCCTTGGCGCTAAGATCGATTTGAG ATACAGCGGGCAATGCCTGACGCCGGAGCAACTACCCGAATTCTGCAACCAACTACACCATCTGGTCGAGGTGATAAGAAACATCCAGTCTTATGGGAAAATCACTGGTGAATATCCAAG TGAACTTGAGAAGCGTTTAGAAAAGGAGGCGCGCGAACTTGCCGCGCTGGCGGCGGAGGCGCGTAACGCACGCGACGTGGTGACGCGTACGCGCGCCCAGCGCCGCGCTGTTCGCGCACAGAAGAAGCAGCTCGTCGCGCACCTCACCAGCCTCAAGGAAACTG AAACACGCGAACTGGAGAATACCATTCGACTGGCGGACcgaaaattttatttgagtTGGGAAGCCCTCAAAGATTCTACCGACCCGACTGCCTTGGACCCTTTGTTGGAAGAAGTTAAG ACCAAACAAATAGCTTTGGATAACCTGGTGCGTCTGATAGAGTGCCGGCGTTCGTCCCTAACTCGAAGCGCCTCACCGCCTACGCTGTTCGCAGGAGCCGATAAGTCAGATGGTTCGTACAGAAAACCCACTGGCCTAATACCGACACGCGACCAGGCGAGACCAGCTCCTTCAATGGAAGCGACCGACG ACCAGTCGAGTGCCGCAGGCAAGAAGCGTTTCGACGGTTCCAAACGGGCCTTCAAAAGAAAGCGGGCGCGCGAGCCGCGTTCGGTGCCTCTCTCGGGCGAGCCTAGCAGACATGAGCCGCAGCAACAG GATTCTGAGAGCACCCGCTACAGTGTGGGCAGCGCCGCGGCGGTGGCGCTGCCGCCCGTCGAACTGCCTTCCCGCGGAAGCTACCGGGATATTATCTTCTTCACGGTCAACTGA
- the LOC134741079 gene encoding uncharacterized protein LOC134741079 isoform X2, producing MEGGRRQLRLLGRLLGKLRSGNNTFEKRLSTSSGVMFPSTISNSESTMTDDEDAVPSVTSSRKTLGAKIDLRYSGQCLTPEQLPEFCNQLHHLVEVIRNIQSYGKITGEYPSELEKRLEKEARELAALAAEARNARDVVTRTRAQRRAVRAQKKQLVAHLTSLKETETRELENTIRLADRKFYLSWEALKDSTDPTALDPLLEEVKTKQIALDNLVRLIECRRSSLTRSASPPTLFAGADKSDDQSSAAGKKRFDGSKRAFKRKRAREPRSVPLSGEPSRHEPQQQDSESTRYSVGSAAAVALPPVELPSRGSYRDIIFFTVN from the exons ATGGAGGGTGGGAGGAGGCAATTGCGTCTGCTGGGTCGACTACTGGGGAAACTGCGCAGCGGTAACAACACGTTTGAAAAACGGCTTTCTACTTCTAGCGG GGTTATGTTCCCAAGTACCATCAGCAACAGCGAGAGCACGATGACCGACGACGAAGACGCAGTGCCCTCTGTTACGTCCTCACGGAAAACCCTTGGCGCTAAGATCGATTTGAG ATACAGCGGGCAATGCCTGACGCCGGAGCAACTACCCGAATTCTGCAACCAACTACACCATCTGGTCGAGGTGATAAGAAACATCCAGTCTTATGGGAAAATCACTGGTGAATATCCAAG TGAACTTGAGAAGCGTTTAGAAAAGGAGGCGCGCGAACTTGCCGCGCTGGCGGCGGAGGCGCGTAACGCACGCGACGTGGTGACGCGTACGCGCGCCCAGCGCCGCGCTGTTCGCGCACAGAAGAAGCAGCTCGTCGCGCACCTCACCAGCCTCAAGGAAACTG AAACACGCGAACTGGAGAATACCATTCGACTGGCGGACcgaaaattttatttgagtTGGGAAGCCCTCAAAGATTCTACCGACCCGACTGCCTTGGACCCTTTGTTGGAAGAAGTTAAG ACCAAACAAATAGCTTTGGATAACCTGGTGCGTCTGATAGAGTGCCGGCGTTCGTCCCTAACTCGAAGCGCCTCACCGCCTACGCTGTTCGCAGGAGCCGATAAGTCAGATG ACCAGTCGAGTGCCGCAGGCAAGAAGCGTTTCGACGGTTCCAAACGGGCCTTCAAAAGAAAGCGGGCGCGCGAGCCGCGTTCGGTGCCTCTCTCGGGCGAGCCTAGCAGACATGAGCCGCAGCAACAG GATTCTGAGAGCACCCGCTACAGTGTGGGCAGCGCCGCGGCGGTGGCGCTGCCGCCCGTCGAACTGCCTTCCCGCGGAAGCTACCGGGATATTATCTTCTTCACGGTCAACTGA
- the LOC134740898 gene encoding skin secretory protein xP2-like has translation MTSVPFNVGLGDDNRLSSRVLRPPGGGHTDIFGGDPEPPRGRRQNPAAAYATSLGEHQPQNGNAPAQNGQEAPAPAPTPEAQAKTEAPAAEPAKPEPVPAAQPAAEPPKRVRVPPGGFSSGLW, from the exons ATGACTTCAGTACCGTTTAACGTTGGCCTCGGTGACGACAACCGTCTATCCAGCAGGGTGCTCCGCCCCCCGGGCGGCGGACATACTGACATTTTCGGAGGGGACCCGGAGCCGCCACGCGGCCGTCGCCAGAATCCTGCCGCTGCGTATGCAACAT CTCTCGGCGAGCATCAGCCTCAGAATGGCAACGCTCCGGCTCAGAATGGGCAAGAAGCTCCAGCACCAGCCCCGACTCCCGAAGCTCAAGCCAAGACTGAAGCGCCGGCCGCCGAGCCAGCCAAGCCGGAGCCCGTACCGGCCGCCCAGCCGGCCGCGGAGCCTCCGAAGCGCGTCCGCGTGCCCCCGGGCGGCTTCTCCTCTGGGCTCTGGTAA